A genomic window from Serinus canaria isolate serCan28SL12 chromosome 4A, serCan2020, whole genome shotgun sequence includes:
- the MMGT1 gene encoding ER membrane protein complex subunit 5 isoform X1 has translation MLGYRSYMRLTEKEDETLPIDIVLQTLLAFAVTCYGIAHIAGEFKDMDATSELKNKTFDTLRNHPSFYVFNHRGRVLFQSPDTVNSSSNQDALSSSSALKFRKLEPLRR, from the exons ATGCTTGGCT ATCGCTCTTACATGAGGTtgacagaaaaggaagatgaaacGTTGCCCATAGAT ATAGTCCTGCAGACTCTGCTGGCCTTCGCAGTCACCTGCTATGGGATAGCACATATTGCAGGGGAGTTTAAAGACATGGATGCCACTTCAGAACTCAAAAATAa GACATTTGACACATTAAGGAACCATCCAtctttttatgtatttaatcATCGTGGTAGAGTGTTGTTCCAGTCCCCAGACACAGTGAATTCTTCTTCAAACCAAGATGCTTTGTCATCCAGCTCGGCACTGAAATTTCGAAAACTTGAACCTCTGCGCCGCTAA
- the MMGT1 gene encoding ER membrane protein complex subunit 5 isoform X2, with product MAAGSVWKGLVGLGLFALAHAAFSAAQHRSYMRLTEKEDETLPIDIVLQTLLAFAVTCYGIAHIAGEFKDMDATSELKNKTFDTLRNHPSFYVFNHRGRVLFQSPDTVNSSSNQDALSSSSALKFRKLEPLRR from the exons ATGGCGGCGGGGTCGGTGTGGAAGGGGCTGGTGGGGCTCGGCCTGTTCGCCCTGGCACACGCGGCCTTCTCGGCGGCGCAGC ATCGCTCTTACATGAGGTtgacagaaaaggaagatgaaacGTTGCCCATAGAT ATAGTCCTGCAGACTCTGCTGGCCTTCGCAGTCACCTGCTATGGGATAGCACATATTGCAGGGGAGTTTAAAGACATGGATGCCACTTCAGAACTCAAAAATAa GACATTTGACACATTAAGGAACCATCCAtctttttatgtatttaatcATCGTGGTAGAGTGTTGTTCCAGTCCCCAGACACAGTGAATTCTTCTTCAAACCAAGATGCTTTGTCATCCAGCTCGGCACTGAAATTTCGAAAACTTGAACCTCTGCGCCGCTAA